The following proteins are co-located in the Tardibacter chloracetimidivorans genome:
- a CDS encoding BolA family protein — translation MGPIAREIETRLRKALSPESLQVMDDSEKHRGHAGHDARGESHFTVKITSAAFEGRSRVERQRMVNAALSDLLAERVHALAIQARTPAETAAS, via the coding sequence ATGGGACCGATTGCACGCGAAATTGAAACGCGCCTTCGCAAAGCGCTGTCCCCGGAATCGCTCCAGGTGATGGACGACAGCGAAAAGCACCGGGGCCATGCGGGCCATGATGCGCGCGGCGAAAGCCATTTTACAGTGAAGATCACCTCGGCCGCGTTCGAGGGGCGATCGCGGGTCGAGCGCCAGCGCATGGTGAACGCCGCGCTCAGCGACTTGCTGGCGGAGCGGGTGCATGCACTGGCCATACAGGCGCGCACCCCGGCGGAGACGGCCGCCTCTTGA
- a CDS encoding J domain-containing protein: MGEGERQGSASARRPGRFHGRVAADGRGCEHPGCEEAGEFRAPRDRAAQGAGPPADRWRWFCLDHVRAFNAGYNYFKGMTPDEIEAAQRPLAGWERETRVFAANGDPEPAWSRFTDPADILSARFARSAVEQPVSRNGQVLSGEDRKALKVLGLDACASLHDIRRAYAERVRRYHPDKNGGDRTHERALQAVISAYTHLRKAPAFS; encoded by the coding sequence ATGGGTGAAGGCGAACGGCAGGGCAGCGCATCGGCGCGCCGTCCCGGCCGCTTCCATGGGCGTGTCGCGGCCGACGGGCGCGGCTGCGAGCATCCGGGCTGCGAGGAAGCCGGGGAGTTCCGGGCGCCCCGCGACCGGGCGGCGCAGGGCGCGGGGCCACCGGCCGATCGCTGGCGCTGGTTCTGCCTCGATCATGTCCGCGCCTTCAACGCGGGCTATAATTATTTCAAGGGCATGACTCCCGATGAGATCGAGGCTGCGCAGCGCCCCCTTGCCGGGTGGGAAAGGGAAACGCGGGTCTTCGCCGCCAATGGGGATCCGGAACCGGCATGGTCGCGCTTTACCGATCCGGCGGATATATTGAGCGCGCGATTCGCCCGTTCGGCGGTGGAGCAGCCGGTTTCGCGCAACGGACAGGTGCTTTCCGGCGAGGATCGCAAGGCCCTGAAGGTGCTGGGGCTGGACGCCTGCGCCAGCCTGCACGACATCCGCCGGGCCTATGCGGAGCGGGTCCGGCGCTATCATCCCGACAAGAACGGCGGGGACCGCACGCACGAGCGGGCTTTGCAGGCCGTGATTTCGGCCTATACGCATCTGAGAAAGGCTCCGGCCTTCTCCTGA
- a CDS encoding MoaD/ThiS family protein encodes MPRIAFTTHLEALGPVDPTPYAARTVDELLKAVAADYPRITAYVLDDQRRVRKHIAIFVDDVMQPRETALATLLDDDSEVYVMQALSGG; translated from the coding sequence TTGCCGAGAATCGCCTTCACCACCCATCTCGAGGCGCTGGGGCCGGTCGATCCGACGCCCTATGCCGCGCGGACGGTTGACGAATTGCTGAAAGCGGTCGCCGCCGATTATCCCCGCATTACCGCTTATGTGCTGGACGACCAGCGCCGGGTGCGAAAACATATCGCAATCTTCGTCGACGATGTGATGCAGCCGCGCGAGACGGCGCTGGCCACCCTGCTTGACGATGACAGCGAGGTCTATGTGATGCAGGCCCTTTCGGGGGGCTAG